The proteins below come from a single Treponema phagedenis genomic window:
- a CDS encoding PTS sugar transporter subunit IIA has translation MLKKFLLEKEAFKLQAEAGTWQEAIKLGTDILLQHDCIKPEYYDAVIQVAKEHGPYYVIAPGIAMPHARPETGAKTIGFALVTLKEPVKFNHEENDPVDIVLCICAPDAKALTEEGIMEVMNLFDGDENIQALREAKTKSDLENLLNSIEEL, from the coding sequence ATGCTTAAAAAATTTTTACTTGAAAAGGAAGCCTTTAAACTTCAGGCAGAGGCGGGGACATGGCAAGAAGCCATTAAACTGGGAACCGACATTCTTTTACAACATGATTGTATTAAGCCGGAGTATTACGATGCGGTGATACAGGTTGCGAAAGAACACGGTCCGTATTATGTAATTGCACCGGGAATAGCGATGCCACATGCGCGTCCTGAAACCGGAGCAAAGACTATCGGTTTTGCGCTTGTTACATTAAAAGAGCCGGTTAAATTTAATCACGAAGAAAATGACCCGGTAGATATTGTTCTTTGTATCTGTGCACCGGATGCAAAGGCCTTAACTGAAGAAGGCATTATGGAAGTTATGAACTTATTCGATGGCGATGAAAACATTCAAGCCCTTCGAGAGGCAAAAACAAAAAGCGATTTGGAAAATTTATTGAACAGTATTGAAGAGCTGTAG
- a CDS encoding L-ribulose-5-phosphate 3-epimerase, translating into MEKVYQLGLYEKAMPSSLSYEEALRTAAKCGFDFVEISVDETDEKLKRLDYSRTEIQRLNNIMSETGICFRSMCLSGHRKYPLGSMDEKIRSKSLEIMEKAVVLASALGIRIIQLAGYDVYYEQGNEETKNFFASNLQKAVDMAAKAGIMLGFETMETEFMDTTEKAMHYVKSIHSPYLGVYPDLGNITNAACKYKTDVLSDLETGRGHLIAMHLKETVSGKYREIPFGTGHVDFEGGIQKAWQLGVRRFVAEMWYTGNPSWENDIRDAHAMLSAILDKQQTG; encoded by the coding sequence ATGGAAAAAGTATATCAGCTTGGCTTATATGAAAAAGCAATGCCTTCTTCATTATCGTATGAGGAAGCTCTGCGAACAGCTGCAAAATGCGGATTTGATTTTGTTGAAATTAGTGTTGATGAAACTGATGAAAAACTCAAACGGCTTGATTATTCTCGCACTGAAATACAACGTCTTAATAATATAATGAGTGAAACGGGGATTTGTTTTCGAAGTATGTGTTTAAGCGGACATCGAAAATATCCTCTTGGAAGCATGGATGAAAAGATTCGAAGCAAAAGTCTTGAAATAATGGAAAAAGCGGTTGTGCTTGCTTCTGCATTGGGAATTAGAATCATCCAACTTGCCGGTTATGATGTATATTATGAACAGGGCAATGAAGAGACGAAAAATTTTTTCGCGAGTAATTTGCAAAAGGCTGTAGATATGGCAGCAAAAGCAGGAATCATGCTCGGCTTTGAAACAATGGAAACTGAGTTTATGGATACAACAGAAAAAGCAATGCACTATGTAAAATCCATTCATTCTCCGTATCTTGGTGTGTATCCCGATCTCGGAAATATTACCAATGCTGCTTGCAAATATAAAACTGATGTATTGTCAGATTTGGAAACAGGACGTGGACATCTTATTGCAATGCACTTAAAAGAAACCGTTTCCGGTAAATACCGCGAAATCCCTTTTGGCACCGGACATGTAGACTTTGAAGGCGGAATACAAAAAGCATGGCAGCTCGGCGTCAGACGCTTTGTAGCGGAAATGTGGTACACCGGCAATCCTTCATGGGAGAATGATATCCGTGATGCGCACGCAATGCTGAGCGCTATTTTAGATAAACAGCAGACAGGGTAA
- a CDS encoding ABC transporter substrate-binding protein, translated as MKTKTLLITLMVCTVLSLMVYTGCSKQDTQQNSETAITLVLGIWDKNQEPVMKKLAEAYHARHSDVTVTVQLTPYRGREYWTKLEASAVGGTAPDVFWMNGLNIEKYVEAGLVADLTELMRAQGITGENFPQSLIDFYTFDGKSYGVPKDFDTNALWFNKKLFDEAQVPYPTDNWTWEDMKAAAIKLTDKTKQIYGIAAPLDFQTCYYNTVFGAGGYILNKDKTKSGYDDPKTIEGIQIWVDLINKGASPSFADLTDTGPDALFESGRIAMLWAGSYMTPEYMQNEVIKDIIDLVEAPAYKKKANVINGLAYTVYEKSKHKEAAIDFALWLGSSEAMKIQGESGTVISARKDAQHYFSESQPSINLKAYTNQADLATLLPACYVSSQLFTAEDKWLKQAYAGQISVEEACKNLAKEADKILAQ; from the coding sequence ATGAAAACGAAAACACTATTAATTACATTGATGGTTTGTACGGTACTATCGCTTATGGTATATACCGGCTGTAGTAAACAAGATACTCAGCAAAATTCTGAAACAGCGATTACGCTTGTGCTCGGTATCTGGGATAAAAATCAAGAACCCGTTATGAAAAAACTTGCAGAAGCATATCATGCACGCCACTCAGATGTTACGGTAACCGTGCAACTTACGCCGTATAGGGGGCGCGAGTACTGGACAAAATTGGAAGCAAGTGCGGTAGGCGGAACTGCTCCCGATGTGTTTTGGATGAATGGATTGAATATCGAAAAATATGTTGAGGCAGGACTGGTTGCCGATTTAACCGAGCTCATGCGTGCCCAAGGCATTACCGGAGAAAATTTCCCTCAATCTCTTATTGATTTTTACACATTTGACGGAAAGTCGTACGGTGTTCCAAAAGATTTTGATACTAATGCTCTTTGGTTTAATAAAAAACTTTTTGACGAAGCGCAAGTACCCTATCCGACTGATAATTGGACATGGGAGGATATGAAGGCAGCAGCGATAAAACTTACCGATAAAACAAAACAAATATACGGTATTGCCGCTCCTCTGGATTTTCAAACCTGTTATTACAATACCGTATTCGGAGCAGGAGGGTATATCCTGAACAAAGACAAAACAAAAAGCGGTTATGATGATCCTAAAACAATAGAGGGAATTCAAATATGGGTGGATTTAATAAACAAAGGTGCTTCGCCGAGTTTTGCCGATCTGACTGACACTGGTCCTGATGCTCTTTTTGAGTCGGGCAGAATTGCAATGTTATGGGCAGGATCTTATATGACGCCCGAATATATGCAAAATGAGGTTATAAAAGATATCATTGATCTTGTGGAAGCGCCTGCCTATAAAAAGAAGGCAAATGTTATAAACGGTCTTGCCTATACAGTGTATGAAAAATCAAAGCATAAAGAAGCTGCAATAGACTTTGCCCTCTGGCTCGGCAGTTCTGAGGCAATGAAAATTCAGGGTGAAAGCGGTACGGTTATTTCCGCACGGAAAGATGCGCAGCATTATTTTTCTGAGTCTCAGCCTTCAATTAATTTAAAAGCCTATACAAACCAGGCGGATTTGGCAACGCTTTTACCCGCATGTTATGTTTCGTCCCAATTATTCACTGCCGAAGACAAGTGGCTTAAGCAGGCATACGCAGGACAAATATCGGTAGAAGAAGCATGTAAAAATTTGGCAAAAGAAGCAGACAAAATTTTAGCGCAATAA
- a CDS encoding BglG family transcription antiterminator: protein MEDIDSRAVLIIKTLFDSEDYISSFFIADKAGISERTFFRLLPQIEFYIEKFNLKINRIRGKGFLLVGEKRDKIALIEKLVSNNSSDAFSQKEKSLLLFFSLLTKKSITKLSFLSSKLKLSESTISKILTDLENSFIGTGCTISRKPGVGTCIDGEEIDIRIFALKNACLYLDPNEFMTLLYNFIYNENSKMQFYSFTSTVFNFFRKRIDMKRLFIFTENLERIVGYEFSDIDFFVIFFYLAVAKMRCVNGFHIQEYHFELNDKTIEGKYKNIAEYLQYFFYCSPLSKTHVYESAFLFISILNTETMNIIDDWEKCESVARGFMSLVENNFNGYITSTKRAEYLLYQNILHVVNQYRKIFSTDKNINYLFDFQHVQYASSEINTFMPTAKQYLEHNLAMELSDEIVHSFLAICFLFLKKKKQNFSVALVCVTGILVSSILAKQIKMRFPEFKIIETVSLRKLTDDYIKEKKIDFVISTIGIQKLSVPIIQITVPLKADDITHIKNFIIHFEERKFLY from the coding sequence ATGGAAGATATTGATAGCAGAGCTGTTTTGATTATCAAAACTTTGTTCGATTCCGAAGATTATATTTCCTCTTTTTTTATAGCTGACAAGGCGGGTATAAGCGAAAGAACTTTTTTTCGTTTATTACCGCAAATCGAATTTTATATAGAGAAGTTTAATTTAAAAATAAATAGAATTCGAGGAAAAGGTTTTTTGCTTGTAGGAGAAAAGCGTGACAAAATTGCTCTTATAGAAAAACTGGTATCAAACAACTCCAGCGATGCTTTTTCACAAAAAGAAAAAAGTCTTTTATTATTTTTTTCTTTGCTCACAAAAAAAAGTATCACGAAGCTTTCATTTCTTTCATCAAAATTAAAACTCTCCGAATCAACTATTTCCAAAATATTAACCGACTTGGAAAATTCTTTTATCGGCACAGGCTGCACAATATCACGAAAACCGGGAGTGGGAACTTGTATCGATGGAGAAGAAATTGATATAAGAATTTTTGCATTAAAGAATGCTTGTCTATATCTTGATCCAAATGAATTTATGACACTACTGTATAATTTCATATATAATGAAAATAGCAAAATGCAGTTTTATTCGTTTACCTCAACTGTATTTAATTTTTTCAGAAAACGAATCGATATGAAAAGACTATTTATCTTCACGGAAAACCTTGAGCGAATTGTGGGGTATGAATTTTCCGATATTGATTTTTTTGTTATTTTTTTTTATTTGGCAGTTGCGAAAATGCGGTGCGTGAACGGATTTCATATTCAAGAATATCATTTTGAATTAAATGATAAAACAATAGAAGGAAAATATAAAAATATCGCCGAATATTTGCAATACTTTTTTTATTGCTCTCCTTTATCAAAAACACATGTATATGAATCCGCCTTTTTATTTATCAGTATTTTAAATACCGAAACTATGAACATAATCGATGATTGGGAAAAATGTGAATCTGTGGCTAGAGGCTTTATGTCTTTGGTAGAAAATAATTTTAACGGATATATTACATCAACAAAGAGGGCGGAATATCTTTTGTACCAAAACATTCTTCATGTAGTGAATCAGTACAGAAAAATATTTTCTACGGATAAGAATATTAATTATTTATTTGATTTCCAGCATGTACAATATGCAAGTTCAGAGATAAATACTTTTATGCCAACAGCAAAGCAGTATTTGGAACACAACTTGGCAATGGAGTTATCAGATGAGATAGTGCATAGTTTTTTAGCTATTTGTTTTTTATTTTTAAAAAAGAAAAAACAAAATTTTTCCGTAGCGCTTGTTTGTGTTACCGGTATTTTAGTCAGCTCTATTCTTGCCAAGCAAATTAAAATGCGTTTTCCCGAATTTAAAATAATAGAAACTGTTTCGCTTAGAAAGCTTACGGACGATTATATCAAAGAAAAGAAAATAGATTTTGTTATTTCTACAATCGGAATTCAAAAGCTTTCGGTGCCAATTATACAAATAACCGTTCCGTTAAAAGCAGATGATATTACTCATATAAAAAATTTTATCATTCATTTTGAAGAACGTAAATTCTTATATTAG
- a CDS encoding IS630 family transposase, protein MPKPPSKLELNPEELTYLESLVRLRTIQAQTLTRARILLLKSKGLSIKETADKVGYTYRSVALCLKKYKQGGVEHALTDAPGRGNNPEITDEEKSWIINLACQKPTTFGYAAETWTYALLTKHINTTAESAGYLRLATIHKTTVFKILTEADIKPYKIEYYCENRDPDCDRKMHNVLLVYKQLELYFEENKPLQTEEGKNIHVVSYDEKPGIQAIATTSDDLPADETHQCIRRDYEYKRLGTLSLLAGIDLQTGDAIPLVSDSHTSKDYVQFLKILDERYPQEDKIRIILDNLKVHTSKETIRYLSTVPGRFEFVFTPKHGSWLNMIEGFFSKLTRQLLRGMRVKSKTELVNRLYKYFDEINEEPVVFHWKYNLDDLDVSEAVITDALKYELN, encoded by the coding sequence AGCTCACGTACCTTGAATCACTTGTTCGTTTACGAACAATCCAAGCACAAACGCTTACGCGTGCACGAATACTTTTGCTTAAAAGCAAGGGGCTGTCCATTAAGGAAACAGCCGACAAGGTAGGCTATACGTATAGAAGCGTTGCGCTCTGCCTTAAGAAATATAAGCAGGGCGGCGTAGAGCATGCTCTCACCGATGCACCCGGACGCGGAAACAATCCGGAAATTACCGATGAAGAGAAATCGTGGATTATAAATCTCGCTTGTCAAAAACCGACTACTTTTGGGTATGCTGCAGAAACATGGACTTACGCACTGTTAACAAAGCATATTAACACCACCGCTGAAAGTGCAGGATACCTACGGCTCGCTACTATCCATAAAACAACGGTATTTAAAATACTAACTGAAGCAGACATTAAACCTTACAAAATAGAATATTACTGTGAAAACAGAGACCCTGACTGTGATAGAAAAATGCACAATGTTTTACTCGTTTATAAGCAACTTGAACTTTATTTTGAGGAAAATAAGCCATTACAGACAGAAGAAGGGAAGAATATCCATGTTGTTTCGTATGATGAGAAGCCCGGCATACAAGCTATCGCGACGACAAGCGATGATTTACCTGCTGATGAAACCCATCAATGCATTCGCCGTGATTATGAATACAAACGGCTTGGCACGCTCTCACTTTTAGCAGGCATTGATTTACAGACGGGGGATGCCATTCCTCTTGTAAGCGACAGTCACACCAGTAAAGATTATGTGCAATTTCTTAAAATACTTGATGAACGATACCCGCAAGAAGATAAAATTAGAATCATTTTGGATAACTTAAAAGTACATACCTCCAAAGAAACCATTCGATATCTTTCAACGGTACCGGGAAGATTTGAGTTTGTGTTTACGCCAAAACATGGTTCTTGGTTAAATATGATTGAAGGATTTTTCAGCAAACTAACAAGACAACTGTTGCGGGGCATGAGAGTAAAATCAAAAACAGAGTTAGTTAATCGACTGTATAAATACTTTGACGAGATTAATGAAGAGCCAGTCGTATTCCATTGGAAATACAATCTTGATGATCTCGATGTTTCTGAAGCGGTTATAACCGACGCTCTCAAATATGAACTTAATTAG
- a CDS encoding carbohydrate ABC transporter permease — protein sequence MHRKKIQQSLWGYFFIGPVFIGLLIFYIYPFIQNFLNSFYDINNFNRAKFTGIKNYTTIIADPEFWSTAYNTFIYAIISVPIGMAVSTFLAALLNSSIRGKSLYRTLYFLPAVTMPAAIAMVWKWIFNGQYGLLNQILAVAGMSPRNWLSEPSTALYMIIIVAIWSSAGYNMVILLAGMQGISRSYYEAARIDGAGVFTQFFHITLPLLTPSLFFVMLTSMISGFQVFDTIYMMVGKASIAYESTQSLVMMFYRYAFDYGKKGYASALSVFIFLIIMCITIVQLKLQKKWVNYD from the coding sequence ATGCATAGGAAAAAGATACAACAATCACTGTGGGGGTATTTTTTTATTGGTCCGGTTTTTATCGGATTACTTATTTTCTATATCTACCCGTTTATACAAAATTTTCTCAATAGTTTTTATGACATTAATAATTTTAACCGCGCAAAATTTACCGGAATTAAAAACTATACCACAATCATTGCAGATCCGGAATTTTGGTCTACTGCGTATAATACCTTTATCTATGCCATTATCTCTGTTCCCATCGGAATGGCAGTTTCAACATTCCTCGCAGCACTGCTTAATAGTTCTATCAGAGGAAAATCACTGTACAGAACACTCTATTTTTTACCCGCAGTAACAATGCCTGCTGCAATTGCGATGGTGTGGAAATGGATATTCAATGGTCAATACGGCTTATTGAATCAAATCTTAGCTGTTGCGGGAATGAGTCCAAGGAACTGGCTTTCCGAGCCGTCTACTGCGCTATACATGATTATTATTGTTGCGATATGGAGCAGTGCAGGCTACAACATGGTTATTTTGCTTGCGGGAATGCAAGGAATTTCACGCAGTTATTACGAAGCAGCACGGATTGATGGGGCAGGAGTGTTTACGCAGTTTTTTCATATCACCCTACCTCTTTTGACACCCTCTCTTTTTTTCGTAATGCTTACCTCAATGATAAGCGGGTTTCAAGTATTCGATACTATATACATGATGGTGGGAAAAGCGAGTATAGCCTATGAATCAACCCAATCTCTGGTAATGATGTTTTACCGCTATGCCTTTGATTATGGAAAAAAAGGTTATGCTTCCGCTCTTTCGGTGTTTATTTTTCTGATTATTATGTGTATTACTATTGTGCAATTAAAATTGCAAAAAAAGTGGGTCAATTATGATTAA
- the recQ gene encoding DNA helicase RecQ yields MILFSTIIYEIHEGVSVQNAGAQDLLKRIFGHTEFRSRQEDIINAILAGNDTLAVMPTGAGKSLCYQIPAIMMSGVTLVVSPLISLMKDQVDALTENGVSAAYINSSLEYTEYCAILSGVRAGTFKLIYIAPERIENSFFLQLISEISVSMLVVDEAHCISQWGHDFRPSYRNIAAMVQTLKKRPIVSAFTATATKPVQEDIIKQLNLQNPFTVVTSFNRKNIFFSVVHNADKHEYLISNLNKNTSAIIYCATRKICEEVYSFLKKNNYPVSIYHAGLSEKERAQNQELFMYDKKPIMVATLAFGMGIDKSNVREVIHYNLPRSIENYYQEAGRCGRDGESAKATLLFSAQDKFINTFLIENSGGRQEEYDKLESMLAYAKTNHCLRKKLLAYFNEELAEDCGACSNCKAAFIEKDISIEAQKILSCVKRTNERFGSGLIADVLIGANTKRVKDFGFDSLSTYGIMKGETKRTVVRLIDELIAQECLVSSGYPRPILQLNRKSWAVLKGEKVFIKEHKAIRQEHKQLRPELLAELQTWRKLRAEKENVPPFIILSDASLHSLTALLPVTTEELLQVEGIGEFKNEKYGAELKTIITAYRNAYPDEKPILLNQKIKKPPKKKEKGAISETVMQSYSLYSQGLSIEQIAEERALSPQTIEKHICDCYEQGLAVDIYAFTTPEEETLILQAAEKTGSKYLRPIKDLLPESVSYLAIKLVCIKQKTVNSQINQSEVSQ; encoded by the coding sequence ATGATATTATTTTCTACTATAATATATGAAATACATGAAGGAGTTTCGGTGCAAAACGCAGGTGCACAGGATTTGCTGAAAAGGATTTTCGGGCATACAGAGTTTAGAAGCAGACAGGAAGATATTATCAATGCGATTCTTGCAGGCAATGATACGCTTGCGGTAATGCCCACCGGTGCGGGGAAGTCGCTTTGCTATCAAATACCCGCAATTATGATGAGTGGCGTAACGCTTGTTGTCTCCCCGCTGATTTCGTTGATGAAGGATCAGGTTGATGCATTAACCGAGAACGGTGTTTCCGCTGCCTATATTAACAGCAGTCTTGAATACACCGAATATTGCGCCATTCTTTCAGGTGTCCGTGCGGGGACTTTTAAGCTTATCTACATTGCCCCCGAACGTATCGAAAACAGTTTCTTTTTACAGCTTATCTCGGAAATCTCTGTTTCCATGCTGGTGGTTGATGAGGCGCACTGCATCAGTCAATGGGGGCATGATTTCAGACCGAGTTACCGAAATATTGCCGCAATGGTGCAAACGCTTAAAAAGCGTCCGATTGTAAGTGCTTTCACCGCAACCGCAACAAAGCCCGTGCAGGAAGATATCATCAAACAGCTCAATTTGCAAAATCCTTTTACGGTGGTTACCAGCTTTAATCGGAAAAACATTTTCTTTTCGGTGGTGCATAATGCGGACAAACACGAATATCTTATTTCAAACCTTAATAAAAATACCTCCGCAATTATTTACTGCGCCACACGGAAGATTTGCGAAGAAGTGTATAGCTTTTTAAAGAAAAACAACTATCCGGTCAGCATATACCATGCGGGATTGAGCGAAAAAGAAAGAGCGCAAAACCAAGAACTTTTTATGTATGATAAAAAGCCGATTATGGTGGCAACATTGGCATTCGGCATGGGAATTGATAAATCAAATGTGCGGGAAGTTATTCACTATAATCTTCCTCGCTCAATAGAAAATTATTATCAGGAGGCGGGGCGCTGCGGCAGAGACGGAGAAAGCGCAAAGGCAACCTTGCTTTTTTCCGCGCAGGATAAGTTTATCAATACCTTTTTAATAGAAAATTCGGGCGGCAGACAGGAAGAGTATGATAAATTGGAGTCAATGCTTGCCTACGCAAAAACAAATCACTGTCTACGCAAAAAACTTCTTGCTTATTTTAATGAAGAACTTGCTGAAGATTGCGGCGCGTGCTCAAACTGCAAGGCTGCGTTTATCGAAAAAGATATCAGCATAGAAGCGCAAAAGATTCTTTCTTGTGTAAAAAGGACGAACGAGCGTTTCGGCTCGGGGCTTATTGCGGATGTGCTGATCGGCGCAAACACCAAACGCGTCAAAGATTTCGGTTTTGATTCGCTTTCTACCTACGGGATTATGAAAGGAGAGACAAAAAGAACGGTAGTCCGCCTGATTGACGAGCTTATTGCGCAGGAATGCTTGGTCAGCAGCGGCTACCCTCGCCCGATTTTGCAGCTTAACCGGAAATCATGGGCAGTCTTAAAGGGCGAAAAGGTATTTATAAAGGAGCACAAGGCGATACGCCAAGAACACAAACAACTGCGCCCCGAACTTCTTGCAGAGCTGCAAACATGGCGCAAACTGCGGGCTGAAAAAGAAAACGTTCCGCCTTTTATTATTCTTTCTGACGCAAGCTTGCACTCGCTTACCGCCTTACTGCCGGTAACAACCGAAGAGCTTTTGCAGGTTGAAGGCATTGGAGAGTTTAAAAACGAAAAATACGGCGCAGAGCTGAAAACCATTATTACCGCATACAGAAACGCATACCCTGATGAAAAGCCTATTCTGCTCAATCAAAAAATAAAAAAGCCGCCAAAAAAGAAGGAAAAAGGAGCAATATCCGAAACGGTTATGCAAAGCTACTCCTTATACAGTCAAGGCTTGAGTATTGAACAAATAGCGGAAGAGCGCGCATTAAGCCCGCAAACAATCGAAAAGCATATCTGCGATTGCTATGAGCAGGGCCTTGCCGTCGACATTTACGCATTCACAACACCGGAAGAAGAAACCCTGATTTTACAAGCAGCGGAAAAAACAGGCAGCAAATACCTGCGCCCCATCAAAGATCTCCTCCCCGAATCCGTCTCCTACCTCGCAATCAAACTTGTCTGCATAAAACAAAAAACCGTCAATTCGCAAATAAACCAATCAGAAGTGAGCCAATGA
- a CDS encoding carbohydrate ABC transporter permease yields MIKQHAVKKTVIHLLLLLGIGAVITPFLWMIFTSFKTSGEAMRIPPVLFPSRLQFKSYKTTIAALPFARIYLNSIISTVVTVCAQILFCSMAAYAFARLHFFGKNILFIIMLAILMVPGQIFLVPQYMIILKIGMLDTIPALFLPNLFSAFGTFLLRQFFLALPRELEEAAIIDACSPLRIYASIMVPLIMPGVVVLIIFTAKFAWNDFMWPLIVNTKPEKMILGPALATLQGRYMNDLPGQMAGAVMAVFPIIILFFIFQKHFIEGIAHSGVKL; encoded by the coding sequence ATGATTAAACAGCATGCGGTAAAAAAAACAGTTATACATTTGCTATTACTCCTCGGCATCGGTGCGGTCATCACGCCCTTTCTTTGGATGATTTTTACTTCTTTTAAAACAAGTGGAGAAGCCATGCGCATACCGCCGGTATTATTTCCAAGCCGCCTGCAATTTAAAAGCTATAAAACAACAATAGCGGCTTTGCCTTTTGCCCGTATTTATCTCAATAGTATTATTTCTACCGTTGTTACCGTTTGTGCGCAAATACTTTTTTGTTCAATGGCTGCCTATGCTTTTGCGCGGCTGCATTTTTTCGGGAAAAATATACTTTTTATTATAATGCTTGCCATTTTAATGGTTCCGGGGCAAATTTTTTTGGTACCGCAATATATGATCATTTTAAAAATAGGAATGCTAGATACCATCCCCGCACTTTTTTTGCCGAACCTTTTTAGCGCCTTTGGTACTTTTCTATTGCGCCAATTCTTTTTAGCCTTGCCGCGTGAACTGGAAGAAGCAGCAATTATTGATGCCTGTTCACCATTACGAATATATGCCTCTATTATGGTGCCCCTCATTATGCCGGGCGTCGTGGTACTGATTATTTTTACCGCAAAATTTGCATGGAATGATTTTATGTGGCCGCTCATTGTCAACACCAAACCTGAAAAAATGATTTTAGGCCCTGCGTTGGCAACATTACAAGGCCGTTATATGAATGATTTACCCGGGCAAATGGCAGGCGCTGTCATGGCGGTGTTTCCGATAATCATCCTCTTTTTTATTTTTCAAAAGCATTTTATTGAAGGAATTGCACACAGCGGGGTAAAACTATAA